One Succinispira mobilis DSM 6222 genomic window carries:
- a CDS encoding LysO family transporter: MEIVFISMFLGILLGLSKRLSEKNVALLSQLAQYSLFAMLISLGAIIGSDSSLVSKLDILGAKSLLIAALSMFFGVLILAITLKIFKQGDNL; this comes from the coding sequence ATGGAAATAGTATTTATTAGTATGTTTTTGGGAATTTTACTGGGCTTAAGTAAACGGCTCTCTGAAAAAAATGTAGCCCTCTTATCGCAATTAGCGCAATATTCCTTATTTGCGATGTTAATCTCTCTAGGTGCGATTATTGGTTCAGATAGTTCATTAGTTAGCAAGCTAGATATTTTAGGCGCAAAATCATTACTTATTGCGGCCTTGTCAATGTTTTTTGGAGTGCTAATTTTAGCAATAACTTTAAAAATTTTTAAGCAAGGAGATAATTTATAA
- a CDS encoding MBL fold metallo-hydrolase, with product MWKVMGIIDNFKIYSLASGSKGNCLLVTAGETKILVDMGISCRKLQSKLAEIGCAIGDLTGVVITHEHQDHVAGLRVFMKNYDINVFAKNNTWRGMKCWGELRRNFCQVLPETMLLGQVVVDSFAIPHDAAEPVGFNFNWGNKKCSVVTDIGFPSNLIKEKLRNTDYLVLESNHDLEMLNTGFYPEVLKQRIKSNRGHLSNVDAGWLLNELVADKPMRVLLAHLSQENNLPSLALNTVAEILKKQDNRHKIDLKVASQEKIVIL from the coding sequence ATGTGGAAGGTGATGGGTATTATCGATAATTTTAAAATATATTCGCTAGCTAGTGGTAGTAAAGGTAATTGTTTGTTAGTTACAGCGGGCGAAACAAAAATTTTAGTAGATATGGGGATTAGTTGTCGTAAATTGCAAAGTAAATTAGCAGAGATCGGTTGTGCAATAGGGGATTTGACTGGGGTGGTGATTACCCACGAACACCAAGATCATGTTGCGGGTTTGAGAGTATTCATGAAAAATTATGATATTAATGTTTTCGCTAAAAACAATACTTGGCGGGGCATGAAATGTTGGGGTGAATTGCGACGCAACTTTTGTCAAGTTTTACCAGAAACAATGTTGTTAGGGCAGGTAGTCGTCGATAGTTTTGCTATCCCCCATGATGCTGCTGAACCGGTGGGGTTTAATTTTAACTGGGGCAATAAAAAATGCAGTGTAGTTACGGATATTGGGTTTCCGAGTAATCTTATTAAAGAAAAATTACGTAATACAGATTATCTAGTTTTGGAGTCTAATCATGATTTAGAAATGCTTAATACCGGTTTTTATCCAGAAGTACTTAAACAACGCATAAAAAGTAATCGGGGTCATCTGTCTAATGTTGACGCAGGTTGGCTGTTAAATGAATTAGTAGCAGATAAACCAATGCGGGTGTTGTTGGCACATCTTAGTCAAGAAAATAACTTGCCGAGTTTAGCGCTAAATACTGTTGCCGAAATTTTGAAAAAACAAGATAACCGTCACAAAATTGATTTAAAGGTAGCCTCGCAAGAAAAAATTGTGATATTGTAA
- a CDS encoding lysine exporter LysO family protein, with protein sequence MLYGIFFSLLLGLGLGMMALDQSHRAVIEVITTISLTIMVFCAGVAIGETEDLLLKLKKNFVVLLIVPTACVFGSVVAAIVAARLLHMPVRDMLIVTCSLGWYSLATIVVTKLHSVELGTIAFLSNFMREFASFFVIPLIVRCFRNKLLCIPTSGAATMDSLLPIIIQLTNPAVGVVAFVNGVILSVLVPIFLQILLN encoded by the coding sequence ATGCTATATGGAATATTTTTTTCTTTGCTACTTGGACTAGGACTAGGGATGATGGCTTTAGATCAAAGTCATCGCGCTGTTATAGAAGTTATTACCACGATTAGTTTAACAATTATGGTTTTTTGTGCAGGCGTAGCTATTGGTGAGACAGAAGATTTGCTATTAAAGTTAAAGAAAAATTTTGTGGTTTTGCTAATTGTACCCACCGCCTGCGTTTTTGGGAGTGTTGTTGCGGCAATTGTTGCAGCAAGGCTATTGCACATGCCCGTGCGCGATATGCTAATTGTGACTTGTTCTTTAGGCTGGTATAGCTTAGCGACCATAGTAGTCACTAAGCTACATAGCGTAGAACTAGGGACAATTGCTTTTTTAAGTAATTTTATGCGGGAATTTGCTTCTTTTTTTGTAATTCCCTTAATTGTGCGTTGTTTTAGAAATAAATTATTGTGTATTCCTACTAGCGGTGCGGCGACAATGGATTCACTGTTGCCGATAATTATTCAATTAACCAATCCAGCAGTAGGCGTAGTTGCTTTTGTAAATGGGGTTATTTTAAGTGTTTTAGTACCGATTTTTTTACAAATCTTACTAAACTGA
- a CDS encoding Fur family transcriptional regulator, with amino-acid sequence MTENITELLRNNGYKVTPQRLAIYEALCATKEHPKAETLFVKLQPTYPTMSLATVYKTIDILKKIGKIRVLNTGEDSFRYDADITSHHHVQCTVCGRVDDVYEAVDQKALKKIEKQTGYTITEQRVYFFGKCAKCNK; translated from the coding sequence ATGACAGAAAATATTACAGAACTATTAAGAAATAATGGTTACAAGGTAACTCCGCAACGTTTAGCAATATATGAAGCCTTATGTGCTACGAAAGAGCACCCTAAAGCAGAAACCCTCTTTGTTAAACTACAGCCTACTTATCCGACGATGAGTTTAGCTACTGTATATAAGACGATTGACATCTTAAAGAAAATAGGCAAGATTAGAGTTTTAAATACAGGCGAGGACAGTTTTAGATATGATGCAGATATTACTTCACATCATCATGTGCAGTGTACTGTTTGTGGTCGAGTAGATGACGTTTATGAAGCTGTAGATCAAAAAGCTTTGAAAAAAATTGAAAAACAGACTGGATATACTATTACTGAACAACGTGTGTATTTTTTTGGTAAATGTGCAAAATGTAATAAATAA
- a CDS encoding Tex family protein: MKEKNTLILAKELSLSAEQVAATIKLLDEGNTVPFIARYRKEMTHELDEEKIRTIQERINYLRNLDKRREEIIASISQQEKLTPELELAITNTSKLQELEDLYLPYKPKKRTRAQIAREKGLQPLADLLLQQSLSYDELVAQTETFLDVEAGLETIEIAWQTACDIIAEQISETASLRDFIRRQFWRDSKLTAELNPESEFANDFLNYQDFSKEVRFLPSHQILALNRGENKQALKLKFIHVNDLILNIVNNKIITNADFALKELLLNTVLDSYKRLIVPALERELRNELTDRAEKQAISVFSRNLRQLLLQTPLQTKAMLGLDPGYRTGCKVAVIDNSGKVLATSTVYLTHSSEQKQRGQDLLLKYIQEFDVSLIAIGNGTASFETQEAVAEIIEQHNLTVSYIIANEAGASVYSASKLAKDELPDLDVSLRGAVSIARRIQDPLAELVKIEPKAIGVGQYQHDVNQKELAESLTTVVESCVNHVGVELNTASAELLTYIAGIQNSVAKNIVAWRNENGRFKNRRQLLKVPRLGNSAFTQAAGFLRIKESEHPLDNTPIHPESYPLAEAIIQQLGFSLKKNQVLPSELSQLAATANAEQIAQSLEAGLPTVRDILAALAKPGRDPRADMPAPLTRKNITKLSELQIGSIVTGTVHNVTDFGVFVDIGIKINGLIHKSELSYKPFKHPLDIVSVGDIIECLILGIDEPRKRISLSLKQVKAQTLQSV, translated from the coding sequence TTGAAAGAAAAAAACACATTAATCCTAGCTAAAGAGCTAAGCTTAAGTGCTGAACAAGTAGCAGCTACCATAAAACTTTTAGATGAAGGTAATACCGTCCCTTTTATTGCGCGCTATCGCAAAGAAATGACGCATGAATTAGACGAAGAAAAAATTCGCACAATTCAAGAACGTATTAACTATTTACGCAATCTTGACAAGCGCCGCGAAGAAATTATCGCTAGTATTAGCCAACAAGAAAAGCTAACTCCAGAATTAGAATTAGCGATTACCAATACTTCAAAGCTACAAGAATTAGAAGATTTATACCTACCTTATAAACCTAAAAAACGGACCCGCGCCCAAATTGCCCGCGAAAAGGGGCTACAACCTTTGGCCGATTTGCTTTTGCAACAAAGCTTAAGTTATGATGAATTAGTTGCACAAACAGAAACATTTCTAGATGTTGAAGCCGGTTTAGAAACTATTGAAATAGCTTGGCAAACTGCCTGCGATATTATTGCCGAACAAATTAGCGAAACAGCTAGCTTGCGGGACTTTATTCGGCGCCAATTTTGGCGTGATTCTAAGTTAACTGCGGAATTAAACCCAGAGAGTGAATTCGCTAATGATTTTTTAAATTACCAAGACTTTAGTAAAGAAGTGCGGTTCTTGCCCTCGCACCAAATCCTAGCTCTAAATCGCGGGGAAAACAAGCAAGCCCTAAAATTAAAATTTATCCATGTTAATGACTTAATTTTAAATATTGTAAATAACAAAATTATTACCAATGCCGATTTCGCCCTAAAAGAACTTTTGTTGAACACTGTTTTAGATAGTTACAAACGCCTAATTGTCCCCGCACTAGAACGCGAATTGCGTAATGAACTCACAGACCGAGCTGAAAAACAAGCTATTTCTGTTTTTTCGCGCAATCTGCGCCAATTGCTCTTGCAAACTCCCTTACAAACTAAGGCGATGCTCGGTCTAGACCCTGGTTATCGCACTGGTTGTAAGGTTGCCGTAATTGACAATTCTGGTAAGGTTTTGGCTACTAGTACAGTTTATCTCACACATAGTTCCGAACAAAAGCAACGCGGTCAAGACTTACTTTTAAAATACATTCAAGAGTTTGATGTTTCCTTAATTGCTATTGGCAACGGTACGGCTTCATTTGAAACGCAAGAAGCAGTTGCTGAAATCATCGAACAACATAATTTAACGGTAAGCTATATTATCGCCAATGAAGCTGGAGCTTCCGTTTACTCTGCCTCTAAATTAGCCAAAGACGAATTACCAGATTTAGATGTATCCTTGCGCGGCGCCGTATCTATCGCGCGTCGCATTCAGGATCCCTTAGCTGAGTTGGTAAAAATCGAACCCAAAGCCATTGGCGTCGGTCAATATCAGCATGACGTTAATCAAAAAGAACTAGCGGAATCTTTAACTACGGTAGTTGAATCTTGTGTAAATCATGTCGGTGTAGAATTAAATACCGCTTCAGCCGAGCTACTCACCTACATTGCTGGTATTCAAAATAGTGTTGCCAAAAACATTGTTGCTTGGCGTAATGAAAATGGACGTTTTAAAAATCGTCGTCAATTACTTAAAGTACCGCGTTTAGGCAATAGTGCCTTTACACAGGCCGCGGGCTTTTTGCGAATTAAAGAAAGTGAACATCCCCTAGATAATACACCTATCCATCCAGAAAGTTATCCCTTAGCCGAAGCAATTATTCAGCAACTCGGGTTTAGTTTGAAAAAAAATCAAGTTCTACCAAGCGAGCTATCACAATTGGCTGCTACGGCAAATGCCGAGCAAATTGCGCAAAGTCTAGAGGCTGGTTTACCTACAGTCCGTGATATTTTAGCCGCTTTAGCTAAACCTGGTCGCGATCCCCGCGCTGATATGCCTGCTCCACTGACACGCAAAAACATCACTAAATTATCCGAGTTGCAAATCGGCAGTATTGTCACAGGCACAGTCCATAACGTTACTGATTTCGGAGTGTTCGTGGATATTGGCATCAAAATAAATGGCTTAATTCACAAATCAGAGCTAAGCTACAAACCTTTTAAACATCCTTTAGATATTGTTTCCGTGGGCGATATTATTGAATGCCTAATTCTAGGCATTGATGAGCCCCGCAAACGAATTAGCCTTAGTTTAAAGCAAGTAAAAGCACAAACATTACAATCAGTTTAG
- a CDS encoding S1C family serine protease, with translation MQKKILLLLVIIMLIVAGCTKAPAAENKPAVAPKSTGVANLDASKAKANENISAARQTPIVQVAHKVGPAVVGITNKGLVRDIFNRQVMVEQGTGSGVIFDASGLIVTNYHVVANAREIAVSLTDGRSVAGKVLGVDPATDLAVVKISAENLPVAEFGDSDSVLVGEPAIAIGNPLGLEFKGSVTVGVISALNRSLDIGERTFRLLQTDAAINPGNSGGALANADGKVIGINSAKINLSGVEGIGFAIPINAAKPILAALVEKGRVLRAYLGVGLIDRDLAAKYGYEFPLKQGILVARVDSEGPAYQAGLRKDDVIISLAGNSVNSVKELRSILDKLKVGSTVGMDIVRQGVVQTLDVTLTEMPLGE, from the coding sequence TTGCAAAAGAAAATTTTATTGTTGCTAGTAATTATAATGTTAATTGTAGCTGGTTGCACTAAAGCACCAGCTGCTGAGAATAAACCTGCGGTAGCGCCAAAAAGTACCGGTGTGGCTAATTTAGATGCTAGCAAGGCTAAGGCTAATGAAAATATTTCGGCCGCAAGGCAAACACCGATTGTGCAAGTGGCTCATAAAGTAGGACCAGCAGTAGTGGGAATTACTAACAAAGGTTTAGTGCGCGATATTTTTAATCGGCAAGTAATGGTAGAACAAGGCACTGGTTCAGGTGTTATTTTTGATGCCTCTGGTTTAATTGTAACTAATTATCATGTGGTAGCTAACGCGAGAGAAATAGCGGTTAGCTTAACTGATGGACGGAGTGTAGCAGGTAAAGTATTAGGGGTAGATCCAGCAACTGATTTGGCAGTAGTTAAAATTAGTGCCGAAAATTTACCTGTAGCTGAATTTGGGGATTCAGATAGTGTGTTAGTGGGTGAGCCAGCAATTGCAATTGGTAATCCATTAGGTTTAGAGTTCAAAGGTAGTGTGACGGTTGGAGTCATTAGTGCTTTAAATCGTTCTTTGGATATTGGCGAGCGGACATTTAGACTATTACAAACTGATGCCGCGATTAATCCTGGGAATTCCGGGGGCGCATTAGCTAATGCTGACGGCAAAGTTATTGGAATTAACAGTGCGAAAATTAATTTGTCGGGTGTAGAAGGCATTGGCTTTGCGATTCCGATTAATGCGGCTAAACCAATTTTAGCGGCATTAGTAGAAAAAGGACGCGTGCTGCGAGCTTATTTAGGTGTGGGCTTGATTGACCGTGATCTAGCGGCGAAATATGGTTATGAATTTCCACTTAAACAAGGAATTTTAGTGGCCCGTGTTGATAGCGAAGGCCCAGCATATCAAGCGGGGTTGCGCAAAGATGATGTAATTATTTCTTTGGCAGGCAATAGTGTCAATAGTGTTAAAGAATTACGCAGTATTTTAGATAAATTAAAAGTCGGTAGTACAGTAGGTATGGATATTGTGCGCCAAGGTGTAGTTCAG